In Streptomyces longhuiensis, the following proteins share a genomic window:
- a CDS encoding NlpC/P60 family protein — MRKAWVVGGALAAGGTGFVTLLVVGTFMAAGSLASGVGKGAVGLAKGAVPSAYQSIVQEWGNLCPAINPALLAAQLYQESGFNPNAKSPAKALGIAQFIPGTWAAHGVDGDGDGDRDIWDPKDAIPSAASYDCSLAKYVKDAPGNQTENMLAAYNAGAYAVIKYGGVPPYRETQNYVKTITNLEKSFARPVGRVQPSQQAAGAIYYAQKKLGTEYLWGGNGTADQGGRFDCSGLTLAAYREVGIELPRVANDQYNAGPHPKRDELLPGDLVFFSDDLTDSRAIRHVGIYVGGGYMIDAPRPGAVIRFDPVDTPDYFGATRVTEDGAKAVPSERPDGNPEV, encoded by the coding sequence GTGCGTAAGGCGTGGGTCGTCGGGGGTGCGCTCGCCGCCGGGGGGACCGGGTTCGTGACGCTGCTCGTCGTCGGTACGTTCATGGCAGCCGGCAGTCTCGCCAGCGGGGTCGGCAAGGGGGCCGTGGGGCTCGCCAAGGGCGCCGTGCCCAGCGCGTACCAGTCGATCGTGCAGGAGTGGGGGAACCTCTGCCCCGCGATCAATCCGGCGCTGCTCGCCGCGCAGCTCTATCAGGAGAGCGGGTTCAACCCGAACGCGAAGAGCCCGGCGAAGGCGCTCGGGATAGCGCAGTTCATCCCGGGGACGTGGGCCGCGCACGGGGTCGACGGGGACGGGGACGGGGACCGGGACATCTGGGATCCGAAGGACGCCATTCCGTCCGCGGCCTCGTACGACTGCTCGCTCGCCAAGTACGTGAAGGACGCGCCGGGCAATCAGACCGAGAACATGCTCGCCGCGTACAACGCGGGCGCGTACGCCGTCATCAAGTACGGGGGCGTGCCGCCGTACCGCGAGACGCAGAACTACGTGAAGACGATCACGAACCTGGAGAAGAGCTTCGCGCGGCCGGTCGGCCGGGTGCAGCCCTCGCAGCAGGCTGCGGGTGCCATCTACTACGCGCAGAAGAAGCTCGGGACCGAGTACCTGTGGGGCGGGAACGGGACCGCCGATCAGGGCGGCCGGTTCGACTGCTCGGGGCTGACGCTCGCCGCGTACCGGGAGGTCGGGATCGAGCTGCCGCGGGTCGCGAACGACCAGTACAACGCCGGGCCGCATCCCAAGCGGGACGAGCTGCTGCCGGGGGATCTCGTTTTCTTCTCGGACGATCTCACCGACAGCCGTGCGATCCGGCACGTCGGGATCTACGTGGGCGGCGGCTACATGATCGACGCGCCGCGTCCGGGTGCCGTGATCCGGTTCGACCCGGTCGACACACCCGACTATTTCGGGGCGACACGGGTGACCGAAGATGGTGCGAAGGCCGTGCCGAGCGAGAGGCCGGACGGAAACCCCGAAGTGTGA